CATGGGGAAGTACAAAAGAGTCTCTTTGAGGGGAATTCGGATGTGAGAAAATTCTCCCAAAATGATTCACTACTTCGGATCCTTGATAAGCACATTTCTTCCCAGTGTAATCCCTGCGAGTAGCGTGCGCCCTCGCCCCATCGAGTGGCACTCCAACAATCAAGCATTCACACAAGCAGATGGTCCGCAGCCGTTGGCGACCACCTAAACGAAATTTCATTTAGTTTTCGCCGGTCATCGCCGCCGCAATCGCAATCGAAGTCCCCCCAACCACATCACGTCCCGGGGTCCCGTCTCCTATTTGCTTATGCACACATTATCAACGTACGCCCGCCTTATGGAGTGTTTGTTTACCTAATTCGATTACCGACCGCGTCCGTTCGCGCCATAGTCCGGCGATCACTTGACCATTTGGGTGGCACAGAGCCGCACTTGTGGGGGACCCCATGAGTTCCAGTCCGCTCTCTGGCCAGATTTCGTGCGTAATCGCCCCACGGCAGCAGATGCACTGCAGCTGGACTCGgggatggagatggagattgAAATGGGTATGGTAATGGAAGTGGAGCTGGAGGCTTAATTGGAGATCATGCCAAGAGGGTGCATACTTTCATCGACTCGGAGCCACGGAggtaaattaagttttaataaCTTGGCGATTAGGAAAAGTAAGCAATAAGTAATAACTTGAAGATTAGGAAAGgtaagcaataaaataataacttGAAGATTAGGAAAAGTAAGCAATAAGTAATAACTTGGACATTAGGAGAAGTAAGCACTTAGCTTTTGATCACAGCAAATGCCAATAAAGTCAAGCAAATAGCTTTAAAAAAGATTGACAGATAGTCAGCAAataggaaaacaaaataaataataatagagtATCATAAAGTACTTCAGgtttattttgcaaaaattataaaatatatgtttatttttgggaaaaattttattttttttgagagtttaattttaattttcttaaaagtacATTCAAAACCAGGAAAATATTTGAGgtatttcaattatatttagtTATTCTCTTTTTAACATTGATAGCCGTGATATTGCTTActtagttttcttttttatatttccagTTATTTTTTAACCTTAAGAACACCTTAGGGTTGAAATGTgccttaaacattttattttactattaTTCTCTACTTTTTATTActaattagttaattaattattcAAAACTGGTTTCAAAATGTAACGGTTTTTATAGAGATGGTCAATTACCGAACGAAACTCTGTTAAGTATCGATAGCAATGCTAGCCCCATCGATATACCTTTTACTTTTACCTAAATATAGCCCATCGGCAAAACGGTCACACCAGCCCGTACCATTGATAAATTGGTCATATTTTGGAACGAATTTAgttaacattaaattaaaggaaaaaataatattctaagATGCGCACAGTGCTGCTGAGCAAACACGATGAGCTGTACCTGGAGAAATGCGCACAGGAGAACCAGTTCTCGTATGGCATAATTGTGGGCCATGTAAGTGCAATCCGCCACGTAGATTTTTGTTTGGCTCCGTTCCCCCGCTCAACTGAATCCCCATTTTCCCCCGGAATTCCCGATTCCGGTTTCGACAGCAAGCGGACCTCACCAAGAGCGTGGTGGTCCACCTGGCCAGGAACAACGAGGAGGATGCCGACCTGGAGGACCTCGCGGACGTGCGACTGACCATCTCGGACATCAACTCACAGGCGTTGGCCTCCCAGTGGCTGAGCGCCAGCAAAATGTGTCCCGGATCCTTTGACGTCATCGGTGGGTTTGCGTGCGGCCCCCGGAGTTTCATATGCCCTACCCAAAACGCATAGGAAGATAGGGAATATTAATGGGATGATATGTCAGCAGGAGTGGGAGCTGTTGCCAAACCCACTAATGATAATTAGATTGCTCACTAGATATTCGTTGCATCTGAATTAGTACCTTTGATCTTAAAATGTAGGTATATTCAATAGTAACTATCAAAGAACCTCATGGTATAGCTTCCATCTGTTGAAAACTagttaattataatatttaattatttaaaaatatcaatgcTTAAATTAAGATCCTAATAAGATAGGTTAATGGAAACCAGAacttttttaagaatacttcattttaaatttaagcttATGGGAAATGTCAGGATTCTAACTTTTATCACAACTTTATCTGGCTTTTCTTAAGGTTTAATTATTGTTATACGTCCAGAAGTACAAAAAAACACACCTTTATAAATCTATCAGTTCCACCACCTAGGTACTTATTTACCTCTACCAATTGTTTATAATTCTGTTTTATTTGCAGGTATTTTCGTGTCTTCGGTTAGATCCGATGTGGTCAATGAGCAGAGTCCCGAATTTAAGAATGCCAAAAAGCTGTTTTCAGACATATACGAGTGAGTCCTTTAAATACCAAcccaaaatttaaataataaccCTTTTCCCCTTTTTAGCTTACTCCTGAAAAGCAACAGCTCCTTCGGCGTCTACACCACCGACATTGCACAGACTGACTTCGTATTCCTCTCGTATTCGCTGGCCGACAAGAAGGTACTCTGCAAGAACTACAGCTACGGCAAGTGAGTATCAAAATCGTCATCCCCAACCACAGATACGGGTCTCACTGTGTATTCTTTCTTTCACCAAACGAATcgcttacaattttaaaatagacattgcaaaaaaacgtattttacGGCAAACATAAAATGCATCATATGGTAACTAACAAGTTGAGAACTATGTACTTTCATAACTTTATCTGTTTGGTGTTCAGTACTCACTTACTTTGCTTTCCTTGTTGCCCTACTTTTCTTATTTCTCGGAATGCATTTTATGTGTTAGTAAACCTTAGGAtttgttaatgtttttatGGTAGTTTGATTGTCCTAAGGCTGGTTTAGCATCAACTAAGGGTTTCTATTCTTTCTCAGCGGTGGCACTTTCTCCAACATGGAGTACAGGTTTGTGGACAAGCCCTTCGAGTGGATTCAGCTGGAGTGCAGCTACGACTTGGATGACGTGCTACCCATATTGGATTCAACGCGCCGCGTCAACATCGAAGATCAGTTCCAGAATATTATAGTATCGGTGCGCAAGAATCTGCTGGCCAGTGAGGTGTTCCTGCAGAACGAAGTGGTCGATGATACCATCGATCTGCAGGCCTAtatcaaaaagaaaaaggcCAAAGTGGACAAGCTGAAGCCTACATCTGCGAGTGGAGGCACTGCCACAGCAGCCAGCAACACCACGGACTCCCTGCCCCAGCTTGCGTCGGAGGGAGTCATCGGTAGCGGAGAACCCATCAGGGCGAGCATAGTGCTGCCGGTGAAGTGCCAGCTGAGCAAACCGACGGACATCAAGGTGCGCGAGTTTAATGGAACTCTGCACATGAGCGGCATAATTGCCACAAAGGTTTTCTGCAGTCCTCGCAACAGTATAGCAGATGTGAAGCGCTTTCTGCGCGATGATGTGCTACGTTCCCTGATCACACGCATTCAAGTCTACTGCGATGGACTCACCGATCCCTATGTGACCAACGAAGCCTTGTACATCAGTGAGCCACCAAGGAGGGTTTTCTTCAGCCTGCCTTCGGAGGGACCCAGCACATCGATCGGGGCGGTGGTTCAGTTCTCCGAATACCTATTCCGTGGCGAAGCGCCCACAGTGGTGGTGGCCCAGGCCAAACAGATCCTGGACGTGGAACTAGACCCTGAGACGATTTCTGTGGAGGCCGAAGGACTGCCCGACGATGCAAACTTCACCAACGCAAATGCAGGCGCCGATCGCACAGAGGACTCCAGGATTTTGTCCAGCTCGATGCCTAAGCCAGAACTGTCGCGCAGCCTATACATGGTGGGCATCGCGGTGGCCCTGCTGGTTCTGCTGGCGTCCGTAGCCCTTCACTATGTCCTAGCCGATCGGTAGGCTTCTATGTCCAAACCACTTTATacgaaatgttttttatacaGATCTATTATTTGCATGTGTGCGCTCACGCACTCACCTCTCTATTGTGatcgtttgtttttataatccATTGTGTACTCGTAGTAGTAAAAAGAATGTGTATAGGGATCACgttaaatagttttattgtGGAAGCAAAACTGTGCAGCATTTAACACCAATATAATAAACTAATAAGTAATATACATATCTGTGACTCTTTGGTATGCCTATAAGGAAAGAATTTCTTGCTAAGTTTATTATTCGATATATTTAGAGGATTTAGTTGCCGTTGATCTGAGTATTCATTTAAGATAATATTTGTTCAGATATACTCTTTAATTGATTCAAACATTCATTATTTACAATTCATAAGGCTATTAATTTAGATTATGCTTCAATCCGACATCTCAGATTTCTGTTtgcacttaattttaataatatttgtcTTAAACaagaatttaataatattactgatagctttttaatttaaaacgcGTAGAGTTTAGTTATGTACATTTTAGAgaactaaatttatttttaggggAAATTTAAATTCAGTTAGTAGGTGATTTTAAAGGgtttaattacataaatatttggttGCCTACACTTACAATCGACTTTGTTCCGTTTAACTTCTAGTTAACTAGTTTTAGGATCGTAAGATGAGCACATGATGAATGGTGACATGGTGATCAAGCGAAGATTTCTCCCTCGGATCGCACACTTAAAGTGTAGATTATTTTTTCACAGCCTCTGCTACTCGACGGAACCAAGTCCGCGACTCCTAAGCCTCCACCGAGAGGCTACTGCATCTTGCAGTTGCCATTGCAGTTGACAACCGACCACACCCAGTCCACATAGTTGGGCACCTTGGCGTAGATGCCAAACTTATTCCGCTGGGCGCATCCATCGCCGAAGGAGGTGATGCCGAAGATGGTCCACGGATGGTTGGGCTTGGTGGTATCCCGACATAGGAGAGGACCTCCCGAGTCGCCGGCACAAGTGTCTATGTGACCCTTCTGATGACCGGCGCAAAACATGTTCTGGAAAAGAAATCATTTATAGATTATTTAGATATTATTGCTACTCCCTAACCCGTACCTTGGTGATAGTGTAGTCATAGTACACCTTGCGGCAATTCTGCATGGGTATGATGGGGACAGTGGCCTTGTGGAGGACGCTGGTTCCAGTGGCGTCCCGATTGCGACGCTTTCCCCAGCCAATTATCGTGCAATCCACATTCTTGGGCAGCGCCTGGAAGGGCTGCGGCAGGCAGGAGTAGCCTATCCAGGTCGTGGCATTAACCGCCTTGGGTAGCCTGTAGGGTTATTAgatattttatgttaaaaaaggaACTCAAATTTCTTAAGATTAAAACCCACCTCAGCAGCGCCACATCACTATCCACCGTACGCTTGTCAAAGTTGGGATGCGTAAAACTCTTCATAACCCTGAGTTGCACTTCCGTACCATCCTCATAGTTCAGGTTGTGTTCACCTGTTGGAAGGAAATGTCTATTAATTTCAATAATCCATGATAAGATCTTGAGAAATTCTCACCTATGCGAACGTAGAGCACCTTCCTTACACAATGGGCGGCGGTTAGCACCCATCGTGGAGCTATGAGAGTGCCTCCACAGAAGGCCTCCTTGAAGCGATTCAGGATGGCCACCTGCCATGGCCACTCCCCCTTCCTGGCCGCCCTTCCACCGATGATCTTCAGCATGTTGGACATGCTCCGTCGCCCTGTTCCGCTGCGTACGATTCCGCAGTTGAGTTTCAGAGGAGTGTACTCCGGTCCCCGATAACCCTTTCCAGTCATGATGTAGTTGAGGTCATTTATGGACACCTCCGGCTGTTCGGAGTGCATCCTTCTCATGGCGTTGGCTGGGGAGCCGGATGCAGGCCTCGTCTCGAAGGCCGGGGTTTTTTGGAACTGCGTCTGCAGCCACTGCTGGCAGAAGCTGCCCTCCGTGTAGCAGTAAGCCATCTCCCGGAGAACCTCCCGTCCACACTGATCGGTGATGCGGCATTTCCTGGAAGTGCACAAGATTTTAGAAGGCATTTtaaatgagttaaaaaaattaaaatacattttttatttattattgataTTTTCCTAACTGAAACTTACTTGTATCTCCTTGTTGTACACTTTGGCGAACACTTGGTCCACCGACTCCACTTGGAGTAGACCCTTCGTCGCCTAAGAGCAATCCCATCCTTGGGTGGCTGTACCCAGCTGATGTTGCGAAATTCGGTCTCTGATTCCTCAGAATCCGTGTACACAGGGTCAGGCATATCGAAGTCCTCGTACTGGAAGACGTCCCCCTCCACACTACTATCCTCGCCCATATTCCTGGTTCTAACAGATCTCCTTTCGCCAAAGTCCACAAAGTCATCGTCGTCATAATCCTCCCTCGGTGGTTTTCTTGGGGAAGGCTTTCCACGGTTCTGCCGTCTCCTGTGGCGATGGTGTTTGAGCACAAAGAAGTCACCCTGTTCGTCGGAGCTTATGAAATCTTCTTCAGGTTCAGGTTCAGGTTCATCTTCCACTTCCTCCTCgctatatatatctttggcgGGGTAATTCGGCAGATGACGAACCACCTCTCTGGATTTCGAGGGAGGAGTCGGAGGTGGAAATGGTGGATGAGTTGGGGGAAATGTTGGAGGATGAGTTGGGGCATAAGTTGGGGCATAAACAGCAGGATGGGTTGGTGCAGAAATTGGTGGGGGTCTGTATTCGGTATATCTATAATCCACGGTCGGACCACTTgatgcagcagctgcagcgttTATGATTATtgacggcggcggcggaggtggCGGATGAGGCtgtggctgcggctgcggTTGAGGCTGTGGTTGCTGAAGTGGGTGGTTCCTCTCGCGGAAGTGACTGTCGTCTAGAATCAACGGTTGCTGCCACTTTATAGGAGGTGGAGGATGACAGctgtgtaaaataaaatatataaataaataaaatatttaggtaACTTTTAGTTTATGTTATTTGAAATCTATTTTGTAACTTCAGGTAAATGTTTGCCAATGTAAGGAGATACCGCGCTCAATTTAGAACTCTTTGggaataaacaaagtaaaaatgTATGGCCTAAAAACTATTCCTAATATTCGTGTACTGATGCTAAAAATAGCATACTCGTAAATGCATTTGTACTTCTGTACTATACTTTGtgctaaatatattttaaaataactctACTTATGTTGCGTGTATagatatattcttgatcagtcCGTCTCcatgtctgtccgtccgtttttaaGAAAATCTATTGGCCAGTGATATAGCTACTTGGGCGAAAGTTTTctaaaagtatatattctaTTGCATGTACCATATAAGCCAGAACACACATAAATTGGTTCCCGGAAATGATTTAATGaatgaagtaaaaaaaattatgattttttaatcattAATTTTTCATGGAGCTGCCCAAGAAATCAGAAACACTCATATATTCACAATCTACTGTTTAGAATTGTTCTTATCTCAATGCTGTCTTATAAAAGCCAACCAAAAGCGTACTTTTAGATCAGTTTTACTTCAAGAGTCCAATATGATTAAGTTGGGCACTTTTTTTGCCATCGCATTTATTTCCTGGAATCTATGTGTGACCCAAGGATATTCTTGGGAGGGCAAAGTATCAAGAAATCCACGGGAAGTAATGCCGAATCGATTTCTAAACGCAATGTTCCCATTGCTGGATCACATTGCCCAGCAGTGCAAATCCAATGCTTCAGATGTTGTGG
This window of the Drosophila biarmipes strain raj3 chromosome 3L, RU_DBia_V1.1, whole genome shotgun sequence genome carries:
- the LOC108035354 gene encoding protein odr-4 homolog yields the protein MRTVLLSKHDELYLEKCAQENQFSYGIIVGHQADLTKSVVVHLARNNEEDADLEDLADVRLTISDINSQALASQWLSASKMCPGSFDVIGIFVSSVRSDVVNEQSPEFKNAKKLFSDIYDLLLKSNSSFGVYTTDIAQTDFVFLSYSLADKKVLCKNYSYGNGGTFSNMEYRFVDKPFEWIQLECSYDLDDVLPILDSTRRVNIEDQFQNIIVSVRKNLLASEVFLQNEVVDDTIDLQAYIKKKKAKVDKLKPTSASGGTATAASNTTDSLPQLASEGVIGSGEPIRASIVLPVKCQLSKPTDIKVREFNGTLHMSGIIATKVFCSPRNSIADVKRFLRDDVLRSLITRIQVYCDGLTDPYVTNEALYISEPPRRVFFSLPSEGPSTSIGAVVQFSEYLFRGEAPTVVVAQAKQILDVELDPETISVEAEGLPDDANFTNANAGADRTEDSRILSSSMPKPELSRSLYMVGIAVALLVLLASVALHYVLADR
- the LOC108035353 gene encoding uncharacterized protein LOC108035353 isoform X1 — encoded protein: MLLCVSFSNVKIKLLQYVCAKRLLKHFRINADRFVSANQCMCQGLWIHGFVTVVLPTRSVFERQPYHKQLSMKVVCWIFGFLTVAQLLVEAQCGHVQEAKREIWDAMGHHRHRHHSYHGSHWADGRRVHRLRMPHPQRWSGRRRSLHHHQPFSRWSQWSPCDEECVKRRERFCKVKRKCGHTKHVEQSKCRHCHPPPPIKWQQPLILDDSHFRERNHPLQQPQPQPQPQPQPHPPPPPPPSIIINAAAAASSGPTVDYRYTEYRPPPISAPTHPAVYAPTYAPTHPPTFPPTHPPFPPPTPPSKSREVVRHLPNYPAKDIYSEEEVEDEPEPEPEEDFISSDEQGDFFVLKHHRHRRRQNRGKPSPRKPPREDYDDDDFVDFGERRSVRTRNMGEDSSVEGDVFQYEDFDMPDPVYTDSEESETEFRNISWVQPPKDGIALRRRRVYSKWSRWTKCSPKCTTRRYKKCRITDQCGREVLREMAYCYTEGSFCQQWLQTQFQKTPAFETRPASGSPANAMRRMHSEQPEVSINDLNYIMTGKGYRGPEYTPLKLNCGIVRSGTGRRSMSNMLKIIGGRAARKGEWPWQVAILNRFKEAFCGGTLIAPRWVLTAAHCVRKVLYVRIGEHNLNYEDGTEVQLRVMKSFTHPNFDKRTVDSDVALLRLPKAVNATTWIGYSCLPQPFQALPKNVDCTIIGWGKRRNRDATGTSVLHKATVPIIPMQNCRKVYYDYTITKNMFCAGHQKGHIDTCAGDSGGPLLCRDTTKPNHPWTIFGITSFGDGCAQRNKFGIYAKVPNYVDWVWSVVNCNGNCKMQ
- the LOC108035353 gene encoding uncharacterized protein LOC108035353 isoform X2, producing the protein MLLCVSFSNVKIKLLQYVCAKRLLKHFRINADRFCMCQGLWIHGFVTVVLPTRSVFERQPYHKQLSMKVVCWIFGFLTVAQLLVEAQCGHVQEAKREIWDAMGHHRHRHHSYHGSHWADGRRVHRLRMPHPQRWSGRRRSLHHHQPFSRWSQWSPCDEECVKRRERFCKVKRKCGHTKHVEQSKCRHCHPPPPIKWQQPLILDDSHFRERNHPLQQPQPQPQPQPQPHPPPPPPPSIIINAAAAASSGPTVDYRYTEYRPPPISAPTHPAVYAPTYAPTHPPTFPPTHPPFPPPTPPSKSREVVRHLPNYPAKDIYSEEEVEDEPEPEPEEDFISSDEQGDFFVLKHHRHRRRQNRGKPSPRKPPREDYDDDDFVDFGERRSVRTRNMGEDSSVEGDVFQYEDFDMPDPVYTDSEESETEFRNISWVQPPKDGIALRRRRVYSKWSRWTKCSPKCTTRRYKKCRITDQCGREVLREMAYCYTEGSFCQQWLQTQFQKTPAFETRPASGSPANAMRRMHSEQPEVSINDLNYIMTGKGYRGPEYTPLKLNCGIVRSGTGRRSMSNMLKIIGGRAARKGEWPWQVAILNRFKEAFCGGTLIAPRWVLTAAHCVRKVLYVRIGEHNLNYEDGTEVQLRVMKSFTHPNFDKRTVDSDVALLRLPKAVNATTWIGYSCLPQPFQALPKNVDCTIIGWGKRRNRDATGTSVLHKATVPIIPMQNCRKVYYDYTITKNMFCAGHQKGHIDTCAGDSGGPLLCRDTTKPNHPWTIFGITSFGDGCAQRNKFGIYAKVPNYVDWVWSVVNCNGNCKMQ